Proteins encoded together in one Pontiella desulfatans window:
- a CDS encoding sulfatase-like hydrolase/transferase — protein sequence MNNNQVGRRNILKYSAVGIAMAATARAQAEEQATARGSNGKRYKKETRKTEVLVVGGGTAGTPTYFSRLLDFEKRVIFVASHVTEEKRIIRMTNKYNLIAGLVCFCLSAGSFAAERPNLLILLTDDQKLDSLGCYKQEQPLPTPNIDKLAADGIRFNNGFVTTPICAISRACILTGRYSCKSGMTKFKSLMPQPVFEKSYNMLLQNAGYYTGQIGKYGVRSTKEQLARFDFYDASMDQGPMFRNYKGKKLHDSAWLTQRTSDFLDTVPAGKPFCLQVNYKAPHASSCPAPEDDHRLDDYIFEKNPLDNEEAAALVPEIVRNSFLGVCYYKDLYGGSGFNPIGGNYKELYGDGDPSLFSRQYYEKIASVERSVGQIRAMLEKRGLADNTVIIFLSDHGNHFGEKQLYAKWSPYEQSLRVPFIVYDPRPQAQKGQVRDEMVLNIDVAPTLLSLAGVKVPEVMDGKSLLPLITSASPVESKDWRTEFFFEHYHSGCKGVYIARNEGVRTVDAKYLRWIDPPQPIEEVFDLSKDPDELKNLVNNPEHQERVKKLRSTFDEWRQANPANYEHIPSKTFNAPEIDWAQFKKKNAKDYKKIAAAVNQLGVTWEQATDDWETRKKIWNATKIYY from the coding sequence ATGAACAACAATCAAGTGGGACGTCGTAACATTCTGAAATATTCCGCCGTGGGCATTGCAATGGCCGCCACGGCAAGAGCGCAGGCGGAGGAGCAGGCGACCGCGCGGGGATCGAACGGGAAGCGGTATAAAAAAGAGACGCGGAAAACCGAGGTGCTCGTGGTGGGCGGCGGAACGGCCGGTACCCCTACATATTTTAGTAGGTTGCTCGATTTTGAAAAACGGGTAATTTTTGTGGCTTCTCATGTAACAGAAGAAAAAAGGATTATTCGTATGACTAATAAATATAACCTGATTGCAGGGCTCGTTTGCTTCTGCCTGTCTGCAGGCAGCTTTGCAGCGGAACGACCCAATTTGCTGATTTTATTGACGGATGATCAAAAGCTGGATTCGCTGGGTTGCTACAAGCAGGAGCAGCCGCTGCCCACCCCCAACATCGACAAGCTCGCTGCTGACGGCATTCGATTTAACAATGGGTTCGTGACCACACCCATCTGCGCCATATCACGTGCCTGCATTTTGACCGGACGCTACTCCTGTAAGAGCGGGATGACCAAATTTAAATCGCTTATGCCCCAACCGGTTTTTGAAAAAAGCTACAATATGCTGCTCCAGAATGCGGGGTACTACACCGGCCAGATCGGTAAATACGGGGTTCGCTCGACTAAAGAACAACTCGCACGCTTTGATTTCTATGATGCCAGCATGGATCAAGGGCCGATGTTTCGGAACTATAAGGGCAAAAAGCTGCATGACAGTGCCTGGCTGACGCAACGGACGTCCGATTTCCTCGACACGGTTCCCGCAGGGAAGCCGTTCTGTTTGCAGGTCAACTATAAGGCACCGCACGCCTCGTCCTGTCCGGCACCGGAAGATGATCATCGGCTCGACGATTATATCTTCGAGAAGAACCCGCTGGATAATGAAGAAGCCGCGGCACTGGTTCCCGAAATTGTGCGCAATAGCTTCCTCGGGGTCTGTTACTACAAAGACCTGTACGGCGGTTCAGGGTTCAACCCGATCGGCGGGAATTATAAGGAGTTGTATGGCGACGGAGATCCTAGCCTGTTCTCTCGGCAATATTATGAGAAAATCGCCAGCGTCGAACGCTCCGTCGGGCAGATCCGGGCGATGCTCGAAAAGCGCGGCTTGGCCGATAATACCGTCATCATTTTCCTCTCCGATCACGGGAACCATTTCGGCGAAAAACAACTCTACGCAAAATGGTCGCCGTACGAGCAGAGTCTGCGGGTTCCCTTTATCGTCTACGACCCGCGCCCGCAGGCTCAAAAAGGGCAGGTGCGCGATGAAATGGTGCTGAACATTGACGTTGCCCCGACGCTCCTCAGCCTCGCCGGCGTTAAGGTTCCTGAAGTGATGGATGGCAAAAGCCTGCTCCCGCTAATCACGAGTGCCTCGCCCGTAGAGTCTAAAGACTGGAGAACGGAGTTTTTCTTCGAGCATTATCATTCAGGTTGCAAAGGCGTGTACATTGCCCGTAATGAAGGCGTTCGCACGGTCGATGCAAAGTATCTGCGCTGGATCGATCCCCCTCAACCGATCGAAGAGGTGTTCGATTTGAGCAAGGACCCGGACGAACTTAAAAATCTGGTAAACAATCCGGAACATCAGGAACGGGTGAAAAAGCTACGTTCAACTTTCGATGAATGGCGTCAGGCTAATCCGGCAAATTACGAACACATTCCCAGCAAAACGTTCAATGCTCCCGAAATCGATTGGGCTCAATTCAAAAAGAAAAATGCCAAGGACTATAAGAAAATCGCGGCAGCGGTGAACCAGCTCGGTGTGACTTGGGAACAGGCCACTGACGACTGGGAAACCCGTAAGAAAATTTGGAACGCAACGAAGATCTACTATTAG
- a CDS encoding sulfatase, translated as MAFLMGALCATAAEKPNVLLIAIDDLNDWIGCMGGHPQAQTPNMDRLAARGVLFNNAHCQSPVCNPSRVSMMSSLYPSTSGIYFLNPDISESPVAKDSTMMPLRFQDEGYYVTGAGKIFHSGKQHQDYLPNWAGAFGGFGPYPEKKISPFPGMKLWDWGVFPERDDLMPDYKISAWGAEQLAKEYDQPLFLAAGYWTPHVPQYAPQKWFDMYPLETLQLPKVAENDLKDISEYGVNITRLKHVAPTMEWVEENDQWKPLVQSYLACVSFVDHQIGKLLDALETSPYKDNTYIILYTDHGFHQGEKERFAKRSLWEDGTRTPMIIAGPGIVEGGVCSKPAQLLDIYPTLLELTGLNADPKLEGNSLVPLLKNPQADWPHTARTSFGPGNYSIVSEGYRYIHYNDGSEEFYDRTKDAHEWNNVIANPEYAAVIRKHRAQVPQERHEVLGQNSTGHKSFAASEAVSRGEPVPDDKPKKNKKKKGKSK; from the coding sequence ATGGCGTTCTTAATGGGCGCGCTTTGTGCGACGGCCGCCGAAAAGCCGAATGTGCTGCTGATTGCGATCGATGATCTGAATGACTGGATCGGCTGTATGGGCGGACACCCGCAGGCGCAGACGCCGAATATGGACCGGCTCGCCGCGCGCGGGGTACTGTTCAATAATGCCCACTGCCAGTCGCCGGTCTGTAATCCATCGCGCGTTAGTATGATGAGCTCGCTCTATCCGAGCACCTCAGGCATCTACTTCCTGAACCCCGATATCAGTGAATCTCCCGTCGCCAAGGACAGCACCATGATGCCGTTGCGTTTTCAGGACGAAGGCTATTATGTGACAGGTGCCGGAAAAATCTTCCACAGCGGCAAGCAGCACCAGGACTATCTGCCGAACTGGGCTGGAGCCTTTGGTGGCTTTGGTCCGTATCCCGAAAAGAAAATCAGCCCGTTCCCGGGGATGAAATTGTGGGATTGGGGCGTATTTCCGGAAAGGGATGACCTGATGCCGGATTATAAGATTAGTGCATGGGGCGCTGAGCAACTGGCTAAGGAGTACGATCAACCGCTGTTTTTGGCCGCCGGTTATTGGACCCCGCACGTCCCGCAATATGCACCGCAGAAATGGTTCGATATGTATCCGCTGGAAACCCTGCAGTTGCCGAAGGTGGCAGAGAACGATCTGAAGGATATTTCGGAATACGGGGTCAACATCACCCGGCTCAAACATGTTGCGCCGACCATGGAATGGGTCGAAGAAAACGATCAGTGGAAGCCGTTGGTGCAATCCTATCTGGCCTGTGTGAGTTTTGTGGATCATCAGATTGGAAAGTTGCTCGATGCGCTGGAGACCAGCCCATACAAAGACAATACCTACATTATCCTCTACACCGACCACGGTTTTCATCAGGGCGAAAAAGAACGCTTCGCCAAGCGCAGTTTGTGGGAGGACGGCACCCGCACACCGATGATTATTGCCGGTCCCGGCATTGTTGAAGGCGGCGTCTGCTCCAAACCTGCCCAGTTGCTCGACATTTACCCGACGCTGTTGGAACTCACTGGCCTGAATGCCGATCCCAAACTCGAAGGGAATTCACTCGTTCCGCTGCTGAAAAACCCGCAGGCCGATTGGCCGCATACTGCGCGGACAAGTTTCGGACCGGGGAACTATTCGATCGTCTCGGAAGGGTATCGCTACATCCATTACAACGACGGCTCGGAGGAGTTTTACGACCGCACCAAAGACGCGCACGAATGGAACAACGTGATTGCCAATCCGGAATACGCAGCAGTGATCCGAAAACATCGCGCTCAGGTTCCGCAGGAACGTCACGAAGTGCTGGGTCAAAATTCAACTGGTCATAAATCATTTGCCGCAAGCGAAGCGGTCAGTCGGGGCGAACCCGTTCCCGACGATAAGCCAAAGAAGAACAAGAAAAAAAAGGGGAAAAGCAAGTGA
- a CDS encoding sulfatase, whose protein sequence is MKVMNSFSFAFRVRPSLCPKGGTWRVMVGVLSLLSSVAAFAAQKPSVLLINVDDWNDWNSVLKGHPQAITPNIERLAERGVTFSNAICASPSCGPSRPSLFTGIAPSRSGKISNDSRGPWRFYVGPDAVTIPKLFSQNGWKSIGIAKNFHSGDEPEFDTYIPPFKTPKKLKGVGIKLNASAIWDIADIPASEMGDYKAATAGIEAIASNVNPLFLSVGIFRPHVPWIVPQKYFDMYPVETLQLSERREDDLNDLPERFKLVAGFEAKFGKGYHDMLVEKGYDKQFVRAYLASVTFADEQVGRILDAWYASPYAETGYVVLWSDHGYMLGEKGAWSKIKPWYDSSRSNFMIAGPGLPKGAVCGKAVSLLDLYPTLVELIGLPNPPQRLDGNSLVPLLKNPNADWDRPVRMTSQMDGVFFESILDNDFRMTRLATGETELYKLADDPHEFRNLAANPEYAPVIRKLEKHLSFSYPEIPADGWVEAESVPAQTSADYNRRENSHYPRTDANASGGKIICVDFKKGPNTYIEFIFDVPAAGTYRIGATVAGSGTYSVLVDNVKNDAAQSEAAYPMKTIGMLEPSGALSDVRIGVVRFDEPGLKIIRFVSTGPKQQVKFDRLHLFKDDSATVAEAALPVAAPKTSKRHTKSPGKNSWASPEEWSRDRSGLEWLFPYIDQNRDGKIDAAEYEALQQFKKKHGKHWKDQARKELETAGRTQ, encoded by the coding sequence ATGAAGGTAATGAATTCATTCAGTTTCGCCTTCCGTGTCCGCCCTAGTCTTTGCCCGAAGGGGGGAACTTGGCGTGTGATGGTCGGGGTGCTCAGTTTGTTGAGTTCAGTTGCTGCTTTCGCAGCGCAGAAGCCGAGTGTGTTGTTGATTAATGTGGATGACTGGAATGATTGGAACAGCGTGCTCAAGGGGCATCCGCAGGCGATTACACCCAACATCGAGCGGCTGGCCGAACGCGGGGTCACGTTCAGCAACGCGATCTGTGCCTCACCGTCGTGCGGCCCGTCGCGTCCTTCGCTTTTTACCGGCATCGCGCCGTCGCGTTCCGGTAAGATATCAAATGACAGCCGAGGACCCTGGCGCTTTTATGTGGGGCCGGATGCGGTGACCATTCCTAAACTCTTTTCGCAGAACGGTTGGAAAAGCATTGGCATCGCGAAGAACTTTCACAGCGGGGATGAACCCGAATTCGATACCTACATTCCGCCTTTCAAAACGCCGAAAAAACTCAAAGGCGTGGGGATTAAATTGAACGCCTCCGCCATTTGGGATATTGCCGATATCCCCGCCTCGGAAATGGGCGACTATAAGGCGGCGACGGCGGGTATCGAAGCGATTGCATCGAATGTGAATCCGCTCTTTCTTTCGGTCGGCATTTTCCGTCCCCACGTTCCGTGGATTGTGCCGCAAAAATATTTCGATATGTACCCCGTTGAAACCTTGCAACTTTCCGAACGGCGCGAAGACGATCTGAACGATTTGCCGGAGCGCTTTAAACTGGTTGCCGGTTTTGAGGCCAAGTTCGGCAAGGGCTATCACGACATGCTGGTCGAAAAAGGCTACGACAAACAGTTCGTGCGCGCCTATCTGGCGAGTGTCACGTTTGCCGACGAACAGGTCGGCCGCATTCTGGATGCGTGGTATGCCAGCCCGTACGCCGAAACCGGCTACGTCGTGCTGTGGAGCGATCACGGCTATATGCTCGGTGAAAAAGGTGCGTGGTCTAAAATCAAGCCGTGGTACGACTCGTCGCGCAGCAATTTCATGATTGCGGGGCCCGGTCTGCCGAAAGGTGCGGTTTGCGGCAAAGCGGTTTCGCTGCTCGATCTCTACCCGACACTCGTCGAACTGATCGGCCTGCCGAACCCGCCGCAAAGACTGGACGGAAACAGCCTCGTTCCGCTCCTTAAAAATCCGAACGCCGATTGGGATCGCCCCGTGCGGATGACCAGCCAGATGGACGGCGTCTTTTTTGAGTCGATCCTCGATAACGATTTCCGCATGACCCGCCTGGCGACCGGTGAAACGGAGCTCTACAAGCTCGCCGACGATCCGCACGAATTCAGAAACCTGGCGGCGAACCCGGAATATGCGCCGGTGATTAGAAAGCTCGAAAAACATCTCTCGTTCAGCTATCCGGAAATCCCCGCCGACGGCTGGGTCGAGGCGGAATCGGTTCCCGCGCAGACTTCGGCGGACTATAACCGTCGCGAAAATTCCCATTACCCGAGAACGGACGCAAACGCATCGGGCGGGAAAATTATTTGTGTGGATTTTAAAAAAGGGCCGAACACGTATATCGAATTTATCTTCGATGTACCCGCAGCCGGAACCTATCGGATCGGCGCGACGGTTGCAGGGTCCGGAACGTACTCGGTGTTGGTGGACAATGTGAAAAACGATGCCGCGCAATCGGAAGCCGCTTATCCAATGAAAACGATCGGCATGTTGGAGCCTTCCGGCGCGCTCAGCGACGTTCGAATCGGCGTGGTTCGGTTTGACGAGCCGGGTCTCAAAATTATCCGCTTCGTTTCAACCGGACCGAAACAGCAGGTGAAATTCGACCGGCTCCACCTGTTTAAAGACGACAGCGCGACGGTGGCGGAAGCGGCCTTGCCCGTCGCCGCTCCAAAAACATCAAAACGCCACACAAAATCCCCCGGAAAAAACAGCTGGGCCTCGCCGGAGGAATGGAGTCGGGATAGATCCGGATTAGAGTGGCTCTTCCCGTATATCGACCAAAACCGCGACGGTAAGATCGATGCGGCGGAATACGAAGCTCTGCAGCAATTTAAGAAGAAGCATGGCAAGCACTGGAAGGATCAGGCTCGCAAAGAGCTGGAGACCGCAGGGAGAACGCAATGA